One segment of Erigeron canadensis isolate Cc75 chromosome 2, C_canadensis_v1, whole genome shotgun sequence DNA contains the following:
- the LOC122588883 gene encoding solute carrier family 25 member 44 produces the protein METTIRRDTAAGSFSQTEINWDKLDKTKFYVVGAGIFTGLTVGLYPISVVKTRMQVATKDSTEKSAYAVIRGLLKAEGVPGLYRGFGTVITGAVPARIIFLTALETTKVAAFKMVEPFKLSDPTKAAIANGLAGMTASLFSQGVFVPIDVISQRLMVQGYSGHASYNGGLDVARKVLKQDGIRGLYRGFGLSVMTYSPSSAVWWASYGSSQRVIWSLLGHGTDSTGSLPTQGTIVLVQGAGGIVAGAAASCITTPLDTIKTRLQVMGHEKRPTARQVIKTLIADDGWTGFYRGIGPRFFSMSAWGTSMILAYEYLKRICAQDS, from the exons atggagACGACGATTCGTAGAGATACAGCAGCAGGATCCTTTTCTCAAACAGAAATTAATTGGGACAA GCTTGATAAAACTAAGTTTTATGTCGTAGGAGCTGGCATATTCACTGGCCTTACGGTTGGACTATACCCAATATCTGTTGTAAAGACTCGGATGCAGGTTGCTACAAAAGACTCTACCGAAAAGAGTGCATATGCTGTTATCCGGGGATTGTTGAAAGCAGAAGGCGTTCCCGGTTTATACAGAGGTTTTGGTACAGTCATCACCGGAGCAGTCCCCGCAAGAATTATATTTCTTACCGCATTGGAGACCACAAAGGTTGCTGCTTTCAAGATGGTTGAACCATTTAAACTTTCAGATCCTACAAAGGCTGCTATAGCTAATGGACTTGCTGGGATGACAGCATCTCTTTTTTCTCAAGGTGTCTTTGTTCCGATTGATGTG ATTAGTCAGAGATTGATGGTTCAAGGATATTCAGGCCATGCTAGCTATAATGGTGGCCTGGATGTTGCTCGGAAAGTCTTAAAGCAGGATGGCATTCGGGGCCTATATAGAGGATTCGGTCTATCTGTCATGACCTATTCCCCTTCTAGTGCTGTTTGGTGGGCCAGTTATGGTTCCAGTCAACGTGTTATATGGAG tcTATTAGGTCATGGAACTGATAGCACTGGATCTCTTCCCACCCAAGGGACAATAGTTTTAGTTCAAGGAGCTGGAGGAATTGTTGCTGGTGCTGCAGCGTCCTGCATCACAACTCCCCTTGACACTATAAAGACTCGTCTACAG GTAATGGGACACGAGAAGCGACCCACTGCACGCCAAGTTATTAAAACATTGATTGCGGATGATGGCTGGACAGGTTTCTATAGAGGGATTGGTCCGAGGTTTTTTAGCATGTCAGCATGGGGAACATCCATGATACTTGCATATGAATATTTGA